One window of Stenotrophomonas indicatrix genomic DNA carries:
- a CDS encoding PAS domain-containing protein — MRVEPADIEALFDAIPDVLFFMKDRQGRYTYVNQTMLRRLGLRARKDVIGRTAAEIYPTGLSADYVDQDARVLSGEVIENLMELHLFANREPGWCLTCKRPLVVDGQVEGLIGISRDLGQKDSLGTQYEQLRLALAHLNTHYAENVRMQTLLDITGFSLSKLERSFRKVFQMTPQQVLTRLRIQMAMHLLHGNESIACIGQACGFSDQSAFTRKFKAETGFSPRAYRARIGGNVSGNLGEPVPA; from the coding sequence ATGCGAGTCGAACCCGCCGACATCGAAGCCCTGTTCGACGCCATTCCGGACGTGCTGTTCTTCATGAAGGACCGCCAGGGCCGCTACACCTACGTCAACCAGACCATGCTGCGACGGCTGGGCCTGCGTGCGCGCAAGGACGTGATCGGCCGCACCGCGGCCGAGATCTACCCCACCGGCCTGAGTGCGGACTATGTCGACCAGGACGCACGCGTGCTGTCCGGCGAGGTGATCGAGAACCTGATGGAACTGCACCTGTTCGCCAACCGCGAACCGGGCTGGTGCTTGACCTGCAAACGCCCGTTGGTGGTGGACGGGCAGGTCGAGGGCCTGATCGGCATCTCCCGCGACCTCGGCCAGAAGGACAGCCTGGGCACCCAGTATGAGCAGCTTCGTCTGGCCTTGGCCCACCTCAATACGCACTACGCCGAGAACGTGCGCATGCAGACCCTGCTGGACATCACCGGATTCTCGTTGTCCAAGCTGGAGCGCAGCTTCCGCAAGGTGTTCCAGATGACCCCGCAGCAGGTGCTGACCCGGTTGCGGATCCAGATGGCCATGCACCTGCTGCATGGCAACGAGAGCATCGCCTGCATCGGCCAGGCCTGCGGTTTCAGCGACCAGAGCGCGTTCACCCGCAAGTTCAAGGCTGAAACCGGTTTCTCACCACGCGCCTATCGCGCCCGTATTGGTGGGAATGTCAGCGGTAATCTCGGCGAGCCGGTACCGGCCTGA
- a CDS encoding catalase yields the protein MAASKPTGKRAPATPSADRDSRGQGDELHQLAGGAHPVLTSNQGIPVADNQNSLRQGPRGPTLLEDFLLREKITHFDHERIPERIVHARGSAAHGYFELTRSLGKVTRAKILTEVGVKTPVFTRFSTVAGGAGSVDTPRDVRGFAVKFYTREGNWDLVGNNIPVFFIQDAIKFPDLIHAVKMEPDRAFPQAASAHDTFWDFVSLMPESMHMIMWAMSDRTIPRSLRTIEGFGIHSFRLLDEEGNSTFVKFHWRPKLGLQSTIWDEALKLQAADNDFHRRDLFEAIQRGDFPEWELAVQLFSEEQADGFPFDHLDPTKIIPESLVPLQVIGRMVLDRWPDNFFAETEQVAFCPANVPPGIDFSNDPLLQGRLFSYLDTQLIRLGGPNFHQIPINAPKCPFANHQRDGHMQMQVPKGRVAYDPSSLQEDSPRETPAGFRSHASADDGRKGRTRAESFADHYSQARMFFRSLEKPEQAHLASALVFELSKVETEKVRVRTVSHLRNIDEGLAKRVADGLALRTLPDPAPTATPAQDLPAAPEVRVIGRNKPVLQGRCIGILFDEGSDARVIANLRKAAEKAGASVKLVAPKVGGATLSDGKVQAADGQLAGTPSVIFDAVAVVLSADAGKALAKEAAAVGFVSDAWAHLKAIASDEGAQALLKAARVGNDAGTVEAEDSKAFLAGAAIRQWAREPKLRLLA from the coding sequence ATGGCCGCCAGCAAGCCGACCGGCAAGCGCGCTCCCGCCACTCCCTCCGCCGACCGTGACAGCCGCGGCCAGGGCGATGAACTGCATCAGCTCGCAGGAGGCGCCCATCCGGTACTGACCAGCAACCAGGGCATCCCGGTCGCCGACAACCAGAATTCCCTGCGCCAAGGGCCGCGTGGCCCGACCCTGCTGGAAGACTTCCTGCTGCGCGAGAAGATCACCCACTTCGACCACGAGCGCATTCCCGAGCGCATCGTCCACGCGCGCGGTTCGGCCGCCCATGGCTACTTCGAACTGACCCGCTCGCTGGGCAAGGTGACCCGGGCGAAGATCCTCACCGAGGTCGGGGTGAAGACGCCGGTGTTCACCCGCTTCTCCACCGTCGCCGGCGGCGCTGGCTCGGTCGACACCCCGCGCGACGTGCGCGGCTTCGCGGTGAAGTTCTACACCAGGGAGGGCAACTGGGACCTGGTCGGCAACAACATTCCGGTGTTCTTCATCCAGGACGCGATCAAGTTCCCCGACCTGATCCATGCGGTGAAGATGGAACCGGACCGCGCGTTCCCGCAGGCCGCCAGCGCGCACGACACGTTCTGGGATTTCGTCTCGTTGATGCCCGAATCGATGCATATGATCATGTGGGCGATGAGCGACCGCACGATCCCACGCTCGCTGCGCACCATCGAAGGTTTCGGCATCCACAGCTTCCGCCTGCTGGATGAAGAAGGGAACTCCACCTTCGTCAAGTTCCACTGGCGCCCGAAGCTGGGGCTGCAGTCCACCATCTGGGACGAGGCGCTGAAACTGCAGGCAGCCGACAATGATTTCCACAGGCGCGACCTGTTCGAGGCGATCCAGCGCGGTGACTTCCCCGAGTGGGAGCTGGCCGTGCAGTTGTTCAGCGAGGAACAGGCCGACGGTTTCCCGTTCGACCACCTGGACCCGACCAAGATCATCCCCGAGTCGCTGGTGCCGCTGCAGGTGATCGGACGCATGGTGCTGGACCGCTGGCCGGACAACTTCTTCGCCGAGACCGAGCAGGTTGCGTTCTGCCCGGCCAACGTGCCGCCCGGCATCGACTTCAGCAACGATCCGCTGCTGCAGGGACGGCTGTTCTCCTATCTGGATACCCAGCTGATCCGCCTCGGTGGACCGAACTTCCACCAGATCCCGATCAACGCACCGAAGTGCCCGTTCGCCAACCACCAGCGCGATGGCCACATGCAGATGCAGGTGCCGAAGGGGCGCGTGGCCTACGACCCCAGTTCGCTGCAGGAAGACAGCCCGCGCGAGACCCCCGCCGGTTTCCGCAGCCACGCCAGCGCCGATGACGGGCGCAAAGGCCGCACCCGCGCGGAGAGCTTTGCCGACCACTACAGCCAGGCGCGGATGTTCTTCCGCAGCCTGGAGAAACCGGAGCAGGCGCACCTGGCCTCGGCGCTGGTGTTCGAGCTGTCGAAGGTGGAAACGGAGAAGGTGCGCGTGCGCACCGTCAGCCATCTGCGCAACATCGACGAAGGACTGGCCAAACGCGTGGCCGATGGGCTGGCCCTGCGTACCCTGCCCGACCCGGCACCGACGGCAACCCCCGCGCAGGACCTGCCCGCCGCACCCGAAGTACGCGTGATCGGCCGCAACAAGCCAGTGCTGCAGGGGCGCTGCATCGGCATCCTGTTCGACGAAGGTTCCGATGCGCGAGTGATCGCCAACCTGCGCAAAGCCGCTGAAAAGGCTGGCGCCAGCGTCAAGCTGGTGGCACCCAAAGTGGGCGGCGCCACCCTCAGCGACGGCAAGGTGCAGGCCGCCGACGGACAGCTGGCCGGTACCCCATCGGTGATCTTCGATGCGGTCGCGGTGGTGCTGAGTGCCGATGCTGGCAAGGCGTTGGCCAAGGAAGCGGCGGCCGTCGGCTTCGTCAGCGACGCCTGGGCGCACCTCAAAGCGATTGCCAGTGACGAAGGCGCACAGGCCCTGCTGAAGGCAGCGCGCGTCGGCAACGATGCCGGCACCGTGGAGGCCGAAGACAGCAAGGCCTTCCTCGCCGGTGCCGCCATCCGCCAGTGGGCACGCGAGCCGAAGCTGCGCCTGCTGGCCTGA
- a CDS encoding methyl-accepting chemotaxis protein, which translates to MNYLRNVRVAWRLGLGFGLLLLLVAAVVATGATATTVQKRAMEQVVEVGVAKVRLLSEMLDANNQMMVVRREMLIRQGEDRANDEQRIADLVKRYEASWTAYQALPGDAGGKVIGETIAAKRALARPLNKQTSELMEQGDFPGAVALTLGPVQEAANGWNKALADGVAYEEKESREAAGEAIRLGERSLLQLLVLGGVALLVGIAASVLIGRSMTGPLARAVQLAERLSKGELDQEFRLGGRDELTQLGEAMASVRQSVQAAIGAQLQMAEQHEAGAIRYRMDASAFPGDFGRMVQATNHLVESHVQVQLLMAEVMQRYAIGDLSRDLPEYPGEKGTLTRTLAAVKQSLMAINAQIDELARAARAGDFSVRGDAAAFQYQFQAMVNHLNGMMASSQASIADVSDVLRAISHGNLTARMEGEYEGVFARMRDDANATTTQLTGIVRGIQVAADSINNAAQELAAGNNDLSRRTEQQAANLEEAAASMEELTSTVRQNAELARQADSEAHAAGVAVRETEQAMAQMATVMGEIDQSSARISEISTVIDGIAFQTNILALNAAVEAARAGEQGRGFAVVASEVRTLAQRAGVAAKEIKELIEDAAAKVQSGLAVTVQSEAAIARVAQASSRTTLLMSDIAAASKEQAAGIEQVNQVVVQMDQVTQQNAALVEEATAASRALEEQAHALTTSVLVFQLEQGVRMPTVSARAA; encoded by the coding sequence ATGAACTACTTGAGGAACGTCAGGGTTGCCTGGCGTCTTGGGCTTGGCTTTGGCCTGTTGTTGCTGCTGGTTGCCGCCGTGGTGGCCACCGGTGCTACCGCCACCACCGTGCAGAAGCGCGCGATGGAGCAGGTGGTCGAGGTTGGCGTAGCCAAGGTACGGCTGCTGTCGGAGATGCTCGATGCCAACAACCAGATGATGGTCGTGCGCCGCGAGATGCTGATCCGCCAGGGCGAAGACCGCGCCAACGACGAGCAGCGCATTGCCGATCTGGTCAAGCGCTACGAGGCCAGCTGGACTGCCTACCAGGCCCTGCCCGGCGATGCCGGGGGCAAGGTGATCGGCGAGACCATCGCCGCCAAGCGTGCGCTCGCCCGTCCGCTCAACAAGCAGACCAGCGAACTGATGGAGCAGGGCGATTTCCCCGGTGCCGTGGCGCTGACCCTGGGCCCGGTGCAGGAAGCGGCCAATGGCTGGAACAAGGCGCTGGCCGATGGCGTGGCCTATGAAGAAAAGGAAAGCCGCGAGGCTGCTGGCGAGGCGATCCGCCTGGGCGAGCGCAGCCTGTTGCAGCTGCTGGTGCTGGGTGGCGTGGCGCTGCTGGTCGGCATCGCCGCGTCGGTGTTGATCGGCCGCAGCATGACCGGCCCGCTGGCGCGTGCGGTGCAGCTGGCCGAGCGCCTGTCCAAGGGCGAACTGGACCAGGAATTCCGCCTTGGCGGTCGTGACGAGCTGACCCAGCTTGGCGAGGCCATGGCCAGTGTGCGCCAGAGCGTGCAGGCGGCGATCGGCGCGCAGCTGCAGATGGCCGAACAGCATGAAGCCGGTGCGATCCGTTACCGGATGGATGCCAGTGCGTTCCCCGGCGACTTCGGCCGCATGGTGCAGGCCACCAACCATCTGGTCGAGTCGCACGTGCAGGTGCAGCTGCTGATGGCCGAGGTGATGCAGCGCTATGCCATCGGCGATCTCAGCCGCGATCTGCCCGAGTATCCGGGCGAGAAGGGCACGCTGACCCGCACCCTGGCGGCGGTGAAGCAGAGCCTGATGGCGATCAACGCGCAGATCGATGAACTGGCCCGTGCCGCGCGCGCTGGCGATTTCAGCGTGCGTGGCGATGCTGCGGCATTCCAGTACCAGTTCCAGGCAATGGTGAACCACCTCAACGGCATGATGGCCAGCTCGCAGGCCAGCATCGCCGATGTCTCCGACGTGCTGCGCGCCATCTCGCATGGCAACCTCACCGCGCGCATGGAAGGCGAGTACGAAGGCGTGTTCGCGCGCATGCGTGACGATGCCAATGCCACCACCACGCAGCTGACCGGCATCGTGCGCGGCATCCAGGTAGCGGCTGACAGCATCAACAACGCGGCACAGGAACTGGCGGCCGGCAACAACGATCTGTCGCGCCGTACCGAACAACAGGCCGCGAATCTGGAAGAGGCTGCCGCCTCGATGGAGGAGCTGACTTCGACCGTGCGCCAGAACGCTGAGCTGGCCCGCCAGGCAGACAGCGAAGCGCATGCGGCCGGCGTTGCCGTACGCGAGACCGAGCAGGCCATGGCGCAGATGGCCACGGTGATGGGCGAGATCGATCAGTCTTCCGCGCGCATTTCGGAGATCTCCACGGTGATCGATGGCATCGCCTTCCAGACCAACATCCTGGCGTTGAATGCCGCAGTGGAAGCGGCGCGTGCCGGCGAACAGGGCCGCGGCTTCGCGGTGGTGGCCAGCGAAGTGCGTACGTTGGCCCAGCGTGCCGGTGTCGCTGCCAAGGAGATCAAGGAACTGATCGAGGACGCCGCTGCCAAGGTGCAGAGCGGCCTGGCCGTGACCGTGCAGTCCGAAGCCGCCATTGCGCGCGTGGCGCAGGCCAGTTCGCGTACCACCCTGCTGATGAGCGATATCGCCGCCGCCAGCAAGGAACAGGCGGCTGGCATCGAGCAGGTCAACCAAGTGGTGGTGCAGATGGACCAGGTGACCCAGCAGAACGCGGCGTTGGTGGAAGAGGCCACCGCTGCCAGCCGTGCGCTGGAAGAGCAGGCACATGCGCTGACCACGTCGGTGTTGGTGTTCCAGCTGGAACAGGGGGTGCGCATGCCCACCGTGTCTGCACGCGCGGCGTAA
- a CDS encoding L,D-transpeptidase family protein, producing the protein MPMPVCRLALLALSLLMSPAFAQTSPPAGLPAPIAEEAGPDTATRSPLHAQVLLDRANFSPGEIDGEVGSNQRRAVSGFQAAHGLTVSGELDDATWRALQADSVGPLASYTLTAEDVAGPFVAVPQKPAEQAKLKSLGFSSIEESLGERFHAAPELLKALNPGVDLSKAGSRIQVPNIAPAALPKATKLVVDKSDSTLQLLDAQGKLIAQVPVSSGSEHDPLPIGEWKILGVYPDPPFHYNPKLFWDAKKGDRKATIPPGPNNPVGRVWIDLSKPHYGLHGTPVPGHVGKTESHGCVRMTNWDALRVAAAVDTSVVVVMQE; encoded by the coding sequence ATGCCCATGCCCGTATGCCGCCTCGCCCTGCTTGCCCTGTCGCTGCTGATGTCGCCCGCCTTCGCGCAGACGTCTCCACCTGCCGGCCTGCCAGCGCCCATCGCCGAAGAGGCCGGACCTGACACCGCAACGCGCTCGCCTCTGCACGCACAGGTGCTGTTGGACCGCGCGAACTTCTCGCCGGGCGAGATCGATGGCGAAGTGGGCAGCAACCAGCGGCGGGCGGTGTCCGGCTTCCAGGCCGCGCACGGGCTGACCGTCAGCGGTGAACTGGACGACGCCACCTGGAGGGCCCTGCAGGCCGATTCGGTTGGTCCGCTGGCCAGCTACACGCTGACCGCCGAGGATGTGGCCGGTCCGTTTGTTGCGGTTCCCCAAAAGCCCGCCGAACAGGCCAAACTGAAATCCCTGGGCTTCAGTAGTATCGAAGAATCACTGGGCGAGCGTTTCCATGCCGCCCCGGAGCTGTTGAAGGCACTCAATCCCGGCGTGGATCTGAGCAAGGCCGGCAGCCGCATCCAGGTGCCCAACATTGCGCCTGCCGCTTTGCCCAAGGCCACCAAGTTGGTGGTCGACAAATCCGACTCCACCCTGCAGCTGCTGGACGCACAGGGCAAGTTGATCGCACAGGTGCCGGTGTCGTCGGGCAGCGAGCATGACCCGCTGCCGATCGGTGAGTGGAAGATCCTTGGTGTGTATCCGGATCCGCCGTTCCACTACAACCCGAAACTGTTCTGGGACGCGAAGAAGGGCGATCGCAAAGCCACGATTCCGCCCGGCCCGAACAATCCCGTCGGCCGGGTCTGGATCGACCTGTCCAAGCCGCATTACGGCCTGCACGGCACGCCGGTGCCCGGCCACGTCGGCAAGACCGAATCGCACGGCTGCGTGCGCATGACCAACTGGGATGCGCTGCGCGTGGCCGCGGCGGTGGATACGTCGGTAGTCGTGGTGATGCAGGAGTAA
- a CDS encoding M23 family metallopeptidase produces the protein MRLAQLIVPGLVMGVAAGWWLQRDGEPSDGAAVHPSAVVAADHAPAVPAEQAATAIAAPAPPATGDTPSGLLLPVQGIAPSQLQDTFTDARSEGRVHDAIDIMAAAGTPVLAVADGHVEKLFDSKRGGLTIYQFEPSGRWCYYYAHLQRYADGLAEKQTIKHGDVIGYVGSTGNANPEAPHLHFEVHTLGPEKQWWKGESINPYPLLKKGDGGD, from the coding sequence ATGCGACTTGCGCAACTGATCGTGCCAGGACTGGTGATGGGCGTCGCCGCCGGGTGGTGGCTGCAGCGCGATGGCGAGCCTTCCGATGGCGCGGCTGTCCACCCTTCTGCAGTAGTTGCGGCGGACCACGCACCTGCCGTACCCGCGGAGCAGGCAGCGACGGCAATCGCTGCGCCCGCCCCACCAGCAACCGGCGACACACCCTCCGGCCTGCTGCTGCCGGTACAGGGCATTGCGCCGTCGCAACTGCAGGACACCTTCACCGACGCACGCAGCGAAGGCCGTGTGCACGACGCCATCGACATCATGGCCGCTGCCGGCACGCCGGTGCTGGCCGTGGCCGATGGCCATGTCGAGAAACTGTTCGACAGCAAACGCGGTGGCCTGACGATCTACCAGTTCGAACCCAGCGGCCGCTGGTGCTACTACTACGCACACCTGCAGCGCTACGCCGACGGCCTGGCCGAGAAGCAGACCATCAAGCACGGCGACGTGATCGGCTACGTCGGCAGCACCGGCAATGCCAACCCCGAAGCTCCCCATCTGCATTTCGAAGTGCACACATTGGGGCCAGAGAAGCAGTGGTGGAAGGGCGAGTCGATCAATCCCTATCCGCTGCTGAAAAAAGGGGACGGAGGGGATTAA
- a CDS encoding adenylosuccinate synthase — MGQSVVVLGAQWGDEGKGKIVDLLTEEIGAVVRFQGGHNAGHTLVINGKKTVLHLIPSGILRDDALCLIGNGVVISPAALQKEIAELETSGVEVRSRLKISPAAPLIMPYHIALDQARERAAGGKAIGTTGRGIGPAYEDKVARRGIRIADLHYPKQLEELLRTALDYHNFVLTNYLKTDAVDFQKTFDEALAFGEYVQPMKSDVAGILHDLRKQGKRVLFEGAQGALLDIDHGTYPYVTSSNTTVGGALAGAGVGADAIDYVLGIAKAYATRVGGGPFPTELDDEIGQGIRDRGAEYGASTGRPRRCGWMDIVALKRAVAINGISGLCITKLDVLDGMEKLKVCIAYEYNGKRTEYAPLDAQGWEECTPVYLEFPGWTENTHGITNWDDLPPAARAYLRSLEELAGCPISIVSTGPDRDHTMVLQDPFA; from the coding sequence CTGTCGTAGTGCTTGGTGCCCAGTGGGGCGATGAAGGCAAGGGCAAGATCGTCGATCTGCTCACTGAGGAAATCGGCGCGGTCGTGCGCTTCCAGGGCGGCCACAATGCCGGCCACACCCTGGTCATCAACGGCAAGAAGACCGTCCTGCACCTGATCCCGTCGGGCATCCTGCGTGACGATGCGCTGTGCCTGATCGGCAACGGCGTGGTGATCTCGCCGGCTGCGCTGCAGAAGGAAATCGCCGAGCTGGAAACCTCCGGCGTGGAAGTGCGTTCGCGCCTGAAGATCTCCCCGGCCGCGCCGCTGATCATGCCGTACCACATCGCCCTGGACCAGGCGCGCGAACGCGCTGCCGGCGGCAAGGCGATCGGCACCACCGGCCGTGGCATCGGCCCGGCCTACGAAGACAAGGTAGCGCGTCGCGGCATCCGCATCGCCGACCTGCATTACCCCAAGCAGCTGGAAGAACTCCTGCGCACCGCGCTGGATTACCACAACTTCGTGCTGACCAACTACCTGAAGACCGACGCGGTCGATTTCCAGAAGACCTTCGACGAAGCGCTGGCCTTCGGCGAGTACGTGCAGCCGATGAAGTCCGACGTTGCCGGCATTCTGCATGACCTGCGCAAGCAGGGTAAGCGCGTGCTGTTCGAAGGTGCGCAGGGCGCGCTGCTGGACATCGACCACGGTACCTACCCGTACGTCACCAGCTCCAACACCACCGTTGGTGGCGCGCTGGCCGGTGCCGGCGTCGGCGCTGATGCGATCGACTACGTGCTGGGCATCGCCAAGGCCTACGCGACCCGCGTGGGCGGTGGCCCGTTCCCGACCGAGCTGGACGATGAAATCGGCCAGGGCATCCGCGATCGCGGTGCCGAGTATGGTGCCTCGACCGGCCGCCCGCGTCGCTGCGGCTGGATGGACATCGTCGCCCTCAAGCGCGCCGTGGCCATCAACGGCATCAGCGGCCTGTGCATCACCAAGCTGGACGTGCTGGACGGCATGGAGAAGCTGAAGGTCTGCATCGCCTACGAATACAACGGCAAGCGTACCGAGTACGCGCCGCTGGACGCGCAGGGCTGGGAAGAGTGCACCCCGGTGTACCTGGAGTTCCCGGGCTGGACCGAGAACACCCACGGCATCACCAACTGGGACGACCTGCCGCCCGCCGCACGTGCCTACCTGCGTTCGCTGGAAGAGTTGGCCGGTTGCCCGATCAGCATCGTCTCCACCGGCCCGGACCGCGACCACACCATGGTCCTGCAGGATCCGTTCGCCTGA